A section of the Chloroflexota bacterium genome encodes:
- a CDS encoding RCC1 domain-containing protein: MGGELTTEAYAEAMEAIAAAREEKIEAAAEGVLFGALFSADTVERLDSLETSESWSDEDAEFASDVAETMLRALTGLYGDLLRITRDSFDEISSLQPPEHLSDLHGDYVATSREVLQHVQEFVDRVQDTDTTVENQEQLASFYEAVNSLEFGPSNAENLEERAERACLELEGQLAAELERGVSICDAEPADATSTGPALEPAPAESSPTETPTAPAQGTTKASTEEFISVSAGSYHTCGVRADGSVVCWGYDYTCQDVARGGVVCVGARDKPPPPAGEFLS, encoded by the coding sequence ATGGGCGGGGAGCTCACGACCGAGGCATACGCGGAAGCCATGGAGGCGATCGCTGCCGCCCGTGAGGAGAAGATTGAAGCTGCGGCTGAAGGTGTCCTGTTCGGCGCCCTCTTTTCTGCGGACACGGTCGAGCGGCTAGATTCACTTGAGACCAGCGAGTCCTGGTCGGATGAAGACGCGGAGTTCGCGAGCGATGTCGCGGAAACCATGCTGCGGGCGCTCACCGGCCTTTATGGTGACCTCCTTAGGATCACGAGAGACTCTTTCGACGAGATTTCAAGCCTGCAACCCCCGGAACATCTATCCGACCTGCACGGCGACTACGTAGCGACATCCAGGGAAGTCCTTCAACACGTACAGGAGTTCGTGGATCGCGTACAGGACACAGACACCACCGTAGAGAACCAGGAACAACTTGCCAGCTTCTATGAGGCTGTCAACTCCCTGGAATTCGGCCCGTCGAATGCGGAGAATCTGGAAGAGCGGGCTGAGAGGGCATGCCTGGAGCTTGAGGGCCAGCTGGCAGCGGAGTTGGAGCGCGGCGTCAGCATCTGCGATGCGGAGCCGGCGGACGCGACCTCCACAGGACCGGCTCTTGAGCCCGCGCCCGCCGAGAGTTCGCCCACCGAGACGCCGACCGCCCCCGCCCAGGGGACGACGAAGGCCTCTACTGAGGAGTTCATCTCCGTCAGCGCCGGCTCGTACCACACGTGCGGTGTGCGAGCCGACGGATCGGTCGTGTGCTGGGGCTATGACTACACGTGCCAGGACGTGGCCCGCGGAGGCGTTGTCTGCGTAGGCGCGCGAGACAAGCCGCCGCCGCCGGCCGGCGAGTTCCTCTCCG